One window of the Xenopus tropicalis strain Nigerian chromosome 10, UCB_Xtro_10.0, whole genome shotgun sequence genome contains the following:
- the LOC116408043 gene encoding T-cell antigen CD7-like — protein sequence MSLLFLLHFCSFSLVSANCFTENSVIGIRQTPKFAVVLPGGSVSITCQVTSEKDIHGVHLLRRFRKIMYTNKTNTTSKEPDYNQSLLLSGWSRDFTVTLTNLTADDTDIYMCDADPTDSYRKLCGGGTFISVLSAAECPGIGKEQEQSRNEVLLPIYIAVIAVLCLPLLLLAIYKIYGIQLKKATQKLPQNSVYVDMTLTRRNTMSNSNAYNTGLLA from the exons ATGTCGCTTCTCTTTTTGctgcatttctgcagtttctcccTGGTTTCAGCAAACTGTTTCACTG AAAATTCAGTTATTGGTATAAGGCAAACTCCAAAATTTGCTGTAGTTCTGCCAGGAGGATCTGTCAGTATTACGTGCCAAGTCACGTCGGAAAAGGATATCCATGGGGTGCATCTACTGAGGCGTTTCAGGAAAATAATGTATACCAATAAAACCAATACAACCAGCAAGGAACCAGATTACAACCAAAGTCTGTTATTGTCGGGGTGGAGTCGGGATTTTACAGTGACGCTAACAAATCTGACGGCGGATGACACGGATATTTACATGTGTGACGCAGATCCGACCGATTCGTATAGAAAACTCTGTGGAGGTGGGACTTTTATCTCAGTGCTTTCTGCAGCCGAATGCCCCGGTATAGGTAAAG AACAAGAACAATCAAGAAACGAAGTTCTTCTTCCCATCTATATTGCGGTTATTGCTGTCCTGTGCCTGCcccttctgctgctggcaatatACAAGATTTAT GGGATTCAGCTGAAGAAAGCCACACAAAAACTGCCCCAGAACTCTGTATACGTGGACATGACACTGACCAGAAGGAACACGATGAGCAACTCCAACGCTTACAATACTGGGTTATTGGCTTAA